In Synechococcus sp. KORDI-52, one genomic interval encodes:
- a CDS encoding pirin family protein has product MCAAPSNSTSATVIRLADERFHSQLDWLDSWHSFSFGSHQDPNWMGFGPLRVINDDTIAAGQGFSMHPHRDMEIITVMVDGELTHADSMGHSEVLRAGEVQCMSAGTGLLHSEINRSNTPCRLLQIWLEPTQRGLEPAYEQKSFALGEHWTPLIAPDGPGEAMAIARPIHLWRAQPKRGQQLPLPTVNKPWRWIQVIEGELNLHSNGRPRRPLRRGDGLGMNHDATTQQELIVLSNTADVLLFAMA; this is encoded by the coding sequence GTGTGCGCAGCACCATCGAACAGCACATCCGCAACGGTGATCCGCCTGGCTGACGAGCGCTTTCACAGCCAACTGGACTGGCTCGACTCATGGCACAGCTTTTCCTTCGGCAGCCATCAGGATCCGAACTGGATGGGCTTTGGCCCCCTGCGGGTGATCAACGACGACACCATCGCTGCAGGCCAGGGTTTCAGCATGCACCCCCACCGCGACATGGAAATCATCACCGTGATGGTGGACGGGGAGCTGACCCATGCCGACTCCATGGGACACAGCGAAGTTCTGCGTGCCGGCGAAGTGCAGTGCATGAGCGCAGGGACCGGCCTCCTGCACAGCGAGATCAACCGAAGCAACACTCCCTGCCGATTGCTGCAGATCTGGCTGGAACCGACTCAACGAGGGCTCGAACCCGCCTATGAACAGAAGTCATTCGCACTCGGTGAGCACTGGACACCCCTGATTGCGCCAGATGGACCCGGCGAGGCAATGGCCATCGCCCGTCCCATCCACCTGTGGCGTGCTCAACCGAAACGAGGGCAGCAGCTGCCCCTGCCAACAGTGAATAAGCCGTGGCGATGGATTCAGGTGATTGAGGGCGAGCTGAACCTGCACAGCAACGGCAGGCCCAGGCGACCGCTCCGGCGGGGCGACGGACTGGGCATGAACCACGACGCAACCACACAGCAGGAGCTGATCGTTCTCAGCAACACGGCTGACGTGCTTCTCTTTGCGATGGCATGA
- a CDS encoding NADPH-dependent FMN reductase codes for MSSDLVVLTASNGENLKLAERFVQAAAAQNASAELIDLTEIDLPLFTPRVKAVGAGTDLEILHDKLHQAPRWVICAPEYNGSIPPTLTNAIAWLSVTGDDFRSLFNGRPIAMATFSGGGGMELLLSLRIQLTHLGAQVVGRQLLSNHAKPPQDESISDLVQRLLQMSPLEL; via the coding sequence ATGTCCTCTGATCTCGTCGTCCTGACAGCGAGCAATGGCGAGAACCTCAAACTGGCAGAACGCTTCGTGCAGGCCGCAGCAGCTCAGAACGCCAGTGCCGAACTGATCGATCTCACAGAGATCGACCTGCCTCTCTTCACACCGAGAGTCAAGGCAGTAGGGGCAGGCACTGACCTCGAGATCCTGCACGACAAGCTGCATCAAGCACCGCGCTGGGTGATCTGCGCGCCGGAATACAACGGCTCCATTCCGCCGACCCTTACCAATGCCATTGCCTGGCTCTCCGTCACAGGAGACGACTTCCGGTCCCTCTTCAATGGTCGCCCGATTGCCATGGCCACCTTCTCTGGCGGTGGCGGCATGGAACTGCTCCTGTCACTGCGCATCCAACTCACCCACCTCGGGGCTCAGGTGGTGGGGCGTCAGCTCTTGAGCAACCATGCCAAACCACCGCAGGACGAGAGCATCAGCGACCTAGTGCAGCGCCTTCTGCAGATGTCACCGCTGGAGCTCTAG
- the gcvP gene encoding aminomethyl-transferring glycine dehydrogenase, whose amino-acid sequence MLEALGYSDLNAFIADVVPADILDPVPPLEALPEGCGEAEALRQLNQLSEANARRRSLIGLGYYGTATPALIQRHVFENPAWYTAYTPYQAEIAQGRLEALLNFQTLISELTGLPIANASLLDEATAAAEAMSLSFGVCRRAEATRFLVDFNVMPQTWAVLQTRAAPLGIVLEQIEPGTALIDASVFGVLLQLPGADGCIWDPSAVIEAAHAAGALATVAIDPLAQTLMAPVGSLGADIAVGSAQRLGVPMGFGGPHAAFFATVESYKRQIPGRLVGQSKDAEGHSALRLALQTREQHIRRDKATSNICTAQVLLAVMASFYAVHHGPDGLQAIAQRIVGLRSQLEQGLRALGYPLELADRFDTVTVHCASAPTVHRAAATAGFNLRVLPDGAAPADATGFGISLDELSDQQELQALLALLADASGQATPELESEQPLSLSLPQRSQPWLSQPVFHQYRSESELLRYIQRLVSRDLSLVHGMIPLGSCTMKLNAAAELQPVSWPAFAALHPFAPADQGQGYRRLADDLEQWLAALTGFAAVSLQPNAGSQGEYAGLLVIRAWHRSRGEAHRDICLIPTSAHGTNPASAVMAGLKVVAVACDDEGNIDQQDLAAKAAEHADRLAALMVTYPSTHGVFEAGIREICSVVHQHGGQVYLDGANLNAQVGLCRPGAFGADVCHLNLHKTFCIPHGGGGPGVGPIGVAAHLAPFLPGHPLLASAPSAIGPVSAAPLGSASILPISWMYLRMMGAEALRQASAVALLSANYLAHRLDASYPVLFRGSTGRVAHECILDLRPLKRDAGIDVDDIAKRLMDYGFHAPTVSWPVAGTVMVEPTESESLAELDRFADALVAIREEIRAIQTGAIDPQNNPLKRAPHTLAAVTADDWDRPYSRQQAAFPMESQLEFKVWPAVARIDNAFGDRNLVCTCPSVDALATAA is encoded by the coding sequence ATGCTGGAGGCACTTGGCTACAGCGATCTGAATGCGTTCATCGCTGATGTCGTGCCCGCCGATATCCTCGATCCAGTGCCTCCGCTCGAAGCGTTGCCGGAGGGTTGTGGGGAGGCGGAGGCCCTCCGGCAGCTGAACCAGCTGAGTGAGGCCAACGCCCGGCGACGTTCCCTGATCGGGTTGGGCTACTACGGCACAGCAACCCCGGCGTTGATTCAGCGCCACGTGTTCGAAAATCCTGCTTGGTACACCGCCTACACCCCGTATCAGGCCGAAATTGCCCAGGGGCGTCTGGAGGCTCTGCTCAACTTTCAAACCTTGATCAGCGAGCTCACGGGCTTGCCGATCGCCAATGCGTCGCTGCTCGATGAAGCCACCGCAGCGGCGGAGGCCATGAGCCTCAGCTTCGGGGTGTGCCGGCGCGCTGAGGCGACCCGGTTCCTGGTCGACTTCAATGTGATGCCGCAGACCTGGGCTGTGCTACAGACCCGCGCCGCTCCCCTCGGCATCGTCCTCGAGCAGATCGAACCGGGCACGGCCCTGATTGATGCGTCCGTGTTTGGTGTGCTGCTGCAATTGCCAGGTGCTGATGGCTGCATCTGGGACCCATCGGCCGTTATTGAAGCGGCCCATGCGGCGGGTGCTTTGGCCACCGTGGCCATCGATCCGCTGGCGCAGACCCTGATGGCGCCCGTGGGATCCCTGGGGGCAGACATCGCTGTGGGCAGCGCTCAACGCTTGGGGGTGCCGATGGGATTCGGCGGCCCGCACGCCGCCTTTTTCGCCACGGTTGAGTCCTACAAGCGTCAGATCCCCGGCCGCCTGGTGGGGCAGTCCAAGGATGCCGAAGGTCATTCGGCGCTGCGGCTGGCGTTGCAGACGCGTGAGCAGCACATCCGTCGTGACAAGGCCACCAGCAACATCTGCACGGCCCAGGTGTTGCTGGCAGTGATGGCCTCGTTTTATGCGGTGCACCACGGGCCTGATGGTCTGCAGGCCATTGCTCAGCGCATTGTTGGCCTGCGCAGCCAGCTGGAGCAGGGCCTGCGGGCCCTGGGTTATCCGCTGGAGCTGGCCGATCGTTTCGACACCGTCACCGTCCACTGTGCGTCGGCACCGACTGTGCACCGCGCTGCCGCAACGGCTGGTTTCAATCTGCGGGTGCTGCCCGATGGTGCAGCGCCGGCAGATGCCACCGGATTCGGCATCAGCCTCGATGAGCTCTCGGATCAACAGGAGCTGCAAGCCCTGCTCGCCCTGTTGGCCGATGCCAGTGGTCAGGCCACCCCGGAACTCGAGTCTGAGCAGCCCCTGTCCCTCTCCCTGCCGCAACGCAGCCAGCCCTGGCTGAGCCAGCCGGTCTTTCACCAGTACCGCAGCGAATCGGAGTTGCTGCGGTACATCCAGCGGTTGGTGAGCCGTGATCTGTCGTTGGTGCACGGGATGATCCCGTTGGGCAGTTGCACCATGAAGCTCAATGCCGCGGCTGAGCTGCAGCCGGTGAGCTGGCCTGCTTTTGCCGCATTGCATCCGTTTGCTCCAGCCGATCAGGGCCAGGGTTATCGCCGTCTGGCCGACGATCTGGAGCAATGGCTGGCTGCTCTGACGGGCTTTGCCGCCGTGTCGTTGCAGCCCAATGCCGGTTCTCAAGGGGAATACGCCGGGCTGCTGGTGATTCGCGCCTGGCACCGCTCCCGCGGTGAGGCCCATCGCGACATCTGTCTGATTCCCACCAGCGCCCATGGCACCAACCCAGCTAGTGCCGTGATGGCTGGCCTCAAGGTGGTGGCCGTGGCCTGTGATGACGAGGGCAACATCGATCAGCAGGATTTGGCGGCAAAGGCTGCCGAGCATGCCGATCGGCTGGCGGCGCTGATGGTGACTTACCCCTCCACCCATGGGGTTTTCGAAGCCGGCATCCGTGAGATCTGTTCGGTGGTGCATCAGCACGGCGGCCAGGTGTACCTCGACGGGGCCAACCTCAATGCGCAAGTGGGGCTGTGCCGTCCCGGTGCTTTCGGCGCCGATGTTTGCCACCTCAATCTGCACAAGACGTTTTGTATCCCCCACGGTGGTGGTGGCCCGGGTGTGGGGCCCATCGGTGTGGCGGCGCATCTGGCGCCATTTCTCCCGGGCCATCCGTTGCTGGCCTCGGCACCCTCAGCCATCGGCCCTGTTTCGGCGGCACCGCTCGGCAGCGCCAGCATTCTCCCGATCAGCTGGATGTATCTGCGGATGATGGGAGCGGAGGCCCTGCGTCAGGCCAGTGCCGTCGCGCTGTTATCGGCCAACTATCTGGCCCATCGGCTCGATGCCTCGTATCCCGTCCTGTTTCGAGGCAGCACCGGTCGGGTGGCTCACGAATGCATCCTTGATCTACGTCCACTGAAGCGGGATGCGGGGATCGATGTGGATGACATCGCCAAGCGGTTGATGGATTACGGCTTCCATGCACCCACGGTCAGCTGGCCGGTGGCTGGAACCGTCATGGTGGAACCCACCGAGAGCGAGAGCCTGGCGGAGCTTGATCGCTTTGCCGATGCCCTGGTGGCCATCCGTGAGGAGATTCGTGCCATTCAAACCGGCGCAATTGATCCTCAGAACAACCCGCTGAAGCGTGCGCCGCACACCCTGGCTGCCGTTACAGCGGATGACTGGGATCGTCCCTACAGCCGTCAACAGGCTGCCTTCCCAATGGAGAGCCAGCTCGAGTTCAAGGTCTGGCCGGCTGTGGCGCGTATTGATAACGCCTTCGGCGATCGCAACTTGGTTTGCACCTGTCCTTCCGTGGACGCGCTGGCCACCGCGGCTTGA